The genomic DNA CGAAGCCGGATTTTATGGCATCGAGATCGTTTCGCGACAAGAAGAAGCCTGGGCCACCGTGGAAGGAATTGAATTCCGGAGCATGACAGTTCAGGCATTCAAAGGAAAAGATGGCCCTTGCCTCGATCGACGACAAGCAGTCATTTACAACGGCCCCTGGAAGTCTGTCGTGGATGACGATGGACACAAACTCGTCCGCGGTCAACGTATGGCTGTCTGCGACAAAACATTCAAGATGTACACCCAATCCCCCTACGCAGACAAAATCACACCGATTCCGCCAGCGAACGAAGTTGCACTCGAAGACGCCAAACCGTTCGATTGCTACGGAGTCCCAATCCGCTCTCCCAAAGAAACCAAACAGGGCGCCAACCTCCTCACGCTCATGCCCGACGGAGACTGCTGCTCAACCGACGGGTGCTGTTAAAACCCCAGTGCAGGTGATTCCAGTTTCGCAGCAGTGCGCACACAGCTTTTGAATTAATCTTTGTCAATGCAAGCCTGCAGAGGTGTGCCGGTCGGACTCCCTGCACTTTGTTGTCTCGTTCGATTCACCGAATGAAGTCGTGCAGCGTCATCAACACCGCTTGTTTCCATCAGCAAGAGATTGCAGACCTGCCTGAGTCGTTGTCTCGGTCGGTCTGCTTCGACTTGAAGGAGGAGTATTGCGTTGCGAAATAAACCCACCCTGAAGAGAAAATTAGATTCAATTCATAATCAAAAACATACAAGATGTTGATTCATTCAGCCGCGTCAGAGACGCAGTGCCGTCCGAAGGTACATCCGGAATCTCATGGTCCTGACCTGATGAGAACATCAGCTTCGTCATAGACCTCGTAGGCATACGGAATAGCAGCCGAATCTAATAGAGTCAGAATTCGGTCGACTGCCTCGGGATCGTCCGAGACTCCACCGCTAAGCAAGGGAGGTGAGGCCGGAGCAAGAAGAAGGTCGGCGTCAGTGGACTGTATTTCGAATTCAGTCCATGAACATTCGCGCGTTGCCCAGCCATTTTTCGCGAAAAGCCGAGCAATCTTCCACAGTTTTTCGCCCGTTTCCAGCACGATGTGAAGGTCATATGGAAGGTGATCTTTGGGCGTCATCAGTATTCAGTGCAAGAAACGAACAGCGGTTCAAAAACTCTCAAAGACCTCAAAAGATCGTGAGCATCATGATTTGGGTTGCTCGAACGAGCCACTTGCGTTCTTCGATGGAATACCTTTGGGACTTGAGGATGTAGTCTGTTTTTGATTTGACTTGTGAGACAAAAAACCGCTGTGCATTCGTCAGTTCAAGAGAGCCATCTTCACCAGAGTTCAACAGGTTCACGCAAACCCGATTCACCGATTCAACTTCTTGCAGCGATGGTTTCGGATTCCCTTCCCATGTGATCTCTCCAGGCATATTCGCCATCGATTGGGCGACTTGATTCATCACCGTTGAAACTCGGGCGACCTTTTCAACATCTAAACGCTCTAACGTATCTTGCGGAGTATGATAGTCTGGATGTTCGCCGGTCGAGAAAAACAAAAATGGAATCCGCCGGTAATAAAACGGGCCGTAGTCGCTGCGGACACCGACAACATCGACGCCGAGCTGTGCGATTTCTAAACCCTGCGGAACGGTTGCCGCTTCCAGAGCTGCGTGAGCTTCTCGCGAACGTTCTCCCCCTAAAACAAAGACTGTCGGGATGTCGAGCCCACCCAGCGAACGGCCAATCATGTCTGCAGTCAAGCAGAACTTGATGGATTCAACCTCCATTGGAGGATGAGCGAGAAACCATCGCGCCCCCCACAGCAGGTGCTCTTCCATATCAAACGAAAGAAAAGCGACGCTCCGTTTGCCGGGAGATTCTGAGATGTGCCGGGCGACTTCAAGAAGCATGGAAACACCACTGGCGTTGTCGTCTGCTCCGGGAAACACTTTTCCTCCCCTGACTCCCAGATGATCGTAGTGTGCATTGACGATGATCCACTCATCCTTGAGCTTTGGGTCGGTCCCTTCGATGAAGCCTCCGATGTTATAACCGTACACAGGGGGCATCTCTGCTTGAGACCCGAATTCTGGAATCGCTTGCAGGTAACTCTCATCGAAAAGCGGTTTCACACCTAGCGATTTGAAATGCTTAATAATGTACTCGCGGGCTTCGACTTTCCCCCAATCATCCCGGCCCTGACGGTCTGGGCTGGCGAGGTAATTCAGATGTGGTTGAACATCAGCTGCATGAATGAGGCAGGGAAGCTCCTGAGCATTTGTCTTGCTCCCACAGAATAAGAGGAAAAGGCTGAGCGCGAAGCCTGCGTAGATACCCTGTAGAGATCGCTGAACGTGGATCATTCGAGACTCAAATCAAGTGCAGTTAGACCGCCTGTGCGGATTTTAACGAAAAAGCCTATTCCAAGAGCAGAAACCAGCCGATCAAAGAAGTGATTGTTCGGTATTCAAACATCGTGTCTCTCAGTGCGAATTTAGTCCCCCGAGGCTGAATTGTCACGACGAACCAGGGACATTTCAGTACTTTCGTACCGTGAACCAGTGTGGGTGAACGGTTTGATGTCTGGGGTCAGGTACGCACAAGCGTCTCTCCTCAACGGATTAAGGAGTCATTTCATGTTGAAGCACACACTGCTCGCCGGACTCTGTGCAATTGCCTTTGTTGCAGTTGCCTTTGTCGATACGAGCGAAGCTGAAGCTGCTCAGCCCGGACAGCCATCCAACTGGCAACGGTTTTACTACTACCCGTATGTGTATTATCCACACAATTTCCAGACGCAGCCGGAAAGCTACGATCACCTGTACTACAGGTATCCACAAGAACGTCGGATTCCGGTCTACAACACCGACTGGCACAACTTCTATCCTAAAGAGCGTCCGTACCACTCCGGACACC from Thalassoglobus polymorphus includes the following:
- a CDS encoding M28 family metallopeptidase; translated protein: MIHVQRSLQGIYAGFALSLFLLFCGSKTNAQELPCLIHAADVQPHLNYLASPDRQGRDDWGKVEAREYIIKHFKSLGVKPLFDESYLQAIPEFGSQAEMPPVYGYNIGGFIEGTDPKLKDEWIIVNAHYDHLGVRGGKVFPGADDNASGVSMLLEVARHISESPGKRSVAFLSFDMEEHLLWGARWFLAHPPMEVESIKFCLTADMIGRSLGGLDIPTVFVLGGERSREAHAALEAATVPQGLEIAQLGVDVVGVRSDYGPFYYRRIPFLFFSTGEHPDYHTPQDTLERLDVEKVARVSTVMNQVAQSMANMPGEITWEGNPKPSLQEVESVNRVCVNLLNSGEDGSLELTNAQRFFVSQVKSKTDYILKSQRYSIEERKWLVRATQIMMLTIF